A genomic window from Glycine soja cultivar W05 chromosome 10, ASM419377v2, whole genome shotgun sequence includes:
- the LOC114370775 gene encoding glycine-rich protein 5-like: MARWCMILVVLALAVVASARNMPNDAGLEDQKNFLGYGFSGVGNNGLPFGGVGSGFDGNMGGPSGLGGLGGFGGPGGLGGLGGPGNGEGPSLPLP, translated from the coding sequence ATGGCTAGGTGGTGCATGATCTTGGTGGTTCTTGCTCTTGCCGTGGTTGCAAGTGCCAGAAACATGCCCAATGACGCTGGTTTGGAGGACCAGAAGAACTTCCTTGGGTATGGGTTTTCGGGTGTTGGCAACAATGGCCTTCCCTTTGGTGGAGTGGGTTCTGGGTTTGATGGTAATATGGGTGGGCCTTCTGGGCTCGGTGGACTTGGAGGATTCGGTGGGCCTGGTGGGCTTGGCGGACTCGGAGGTCCTGGTAACGGTGAAGGGCCCAGTCTTCCTCTCCCTTGA